One Sporosarcina sp. FSL W8-0480 genomic window, TTTATGATGAGCGTGGTAATACGTATTGGGGCATTGATGTAGACACACATGATCGTTTACGTTCGAAGCTTATGCAGGGCATTTTAGCTTTCAAGATTTGATTACATGGTTAAGTTTTCCCTTTCACATATATTGTTCTTTTACAAAGAAAGCACGGAAGATAACCCCGTGCAGTATAGACCAAAAATCAGATACGTTCTACTGATGATGAGCCACTTGATTCATACGCCATGACTTTCGATAGAAACGAGCGATTATCTATGAGTCTAATGCAATCGTGGTGGATTGCTGGCGATAACCCATCAGCTAGGATAATGATACTCCTCTACCGTCATGGTTCGAGCGTTCAAAGCGTCGCAGGCTATGAGTAGTGCTGGAAGAAATACTTGCAGGGGTGAAATTCCCGTGGAGCTGTACCAACAGCCGTCTGATTTTAATTGATTAATTAAAAGGGGGGGTCTTTTTGAAACAGAACTTGATTACTTATGGTATGCAAATTACTATATTAAAACAACTGCTAACCCGTACATAATTACCGAGTAAGAATATTACATGGTTAAAAATAAATTAATGAAAGAATATGGCATCATTTCTGATATTACAGGCTGAATTGTGTTTCTATTGGCGATACATTTTGTATGGGAGTTATCATATTTCCAATCATTCGATTTTTTGTTGTTAGAAGATTTAAGGATGTTCAATTTGAACTTCAATAATATAATCGGTCTAGATTCCAGAGTAATGAGGATTTTTTTAACAAAGGAATACATGACAAAACACCTCTCGAACCGAACATTCGAGAGATGTTTCGCTCTTATTTGTTTACAATGCGATTGTACGTATTAACAGTTAATACGTAATAGACTGCATAGATGATAACAAAGAAGACTATAGCCATTAGAATAGGGAAGATAAGATTGATTCCAATTAGATTAGAAATAAAGTTGCTAGTAAAGTACAATGTCACACAACTGTGCAATATTCCTACGGTTAGTGGCAATCCGAACACAAATAATGACTGTCTTTTGATTGATTTACGTATATCCTTTTTATTGACACCGATTTTTCTAAGGATTTCATATTGTCCTTTCGCCTCATTCGCTTCTGTTAACTGTTTGAAATAAATGATACTTCCACTTGCCGCTAAAAATACAAGTCCCAAAAAACCAAAAATAAAGAGAGTAATTGCGTTTCCTTCTTTACCTTGCTTATACTCAGTATAAAATGATGAAGAAACTTGAAAATCGTTTCCAACCAGTTTATTTACTTTCCTTGAAGTGGCTTGTGCCGTTACTTCATTTTCCACTTCATACACTTTATAAGTTAATGGTGCCTCTTTTTTGGCTATCTTGGCAAACATTTCGTTACTGACTACGAGAAAGAAATCGGGATAATCGAAAGGTAGCACATTACTTTCAACCATATGGACAAATGGCAGTTCGCTGCTTCCTTGAGGCAATTGAATCGTTATATTTTCTCCTTTAAAAACCGACTTCGTATATTCAGTAAACCTTGGCTGGATTACTGCTGCTTGATTTCCTGATAGTGAGACTGTTTCATCCTTATTTAAAGCATTAGCTACTTTATTAAATGTACTTTCTGAGATTAATTTCACAGGATTTATGTCATAATCCAGTTGAAATGAGAGTATTCCTTTTACCTGAATGACGGGTATGTCTAGTTTGGCTTTTATTGGATGTCGATGATCTGCTTTTATTATGCTCTCCACCTGCGAATCAAATTCTGGACCTTTTGACAAATGCGAATAGCTGAACGGAACAACTTCCTTAGCTCTTTTTTCGTTGCTGTAATACCCACTGTAAGTTGCACCTAAGAAACAGATCGTAGCAGCACTCAACAATGCAATGACTGTAAAGGTACGTGCATTCCCTCTAATACGAAACAGTAAACGAGATGTTTCAATTATTCTAGTTCCTCTGTAATAACGCGACTTATTTTTTTGTGATAATCTTAATAAATAGACCGTTACAGATCGAAAAAATAAATGGGTGCCAATGACGAGAGCAACAAAAGCAATCCCATAATTTTTTATTAAATATTCCGTAGTAAATTCGTCAGGAAATGGTTTTAATATCAGCCAGTAACTAACGACAAGCAATATAACTCCGATAACAGCCGAAATAAGTGAAACCTTTGGAATTTGTTCTCCTTTTTTCTCATCATAGAATAATTCGATTAATGTAAAACGATAAATCAAACGGTAACCTTGAACGGAAGTGAATAAAATAATGACCATAAAGACTATGACTGTTTGGGTAATCGCTAAAATGGAAATACCGACGTCCACCTCGGCAATTGAACCCATAAGTTTTATTAAAATCATTGCAAATAATTTGGAAAGTAAGGTTCCAAGAATAATTCCAATAACTATTGCAATGATTCCCATAATCAAATTTTCATAAAACAACATTTTTGCAATGGTTTTCTTGCGTAAACCAAGTATGGCGTACAATCCGACTTCTTTCTTCCTTTTTCTTGTGAAGAATGAATTGGAGTACAAAATAAAGATTGCTACGAATAAAATTAAGAT contains:
- a CDS encoding FtsX-like permease family protein, encoding MTLFSLARKNIKGNFNNYFVYFVTLVFSMVIYYTFTSLQYSEKIQESIELSDTMSFMFGVSSIILILFVAIFILYSNSFFTRKRKKEVGLYAILGLRKKTIAKMLFYENLIMGIIAIVIGIILGTLLSKLFAMILIKLMGSIAEVDVGISILAITQTVIVFMVIILFTSVQGYRLIYRFTLIELFYDEKKGEQIPKVSLISAVIGVILLVVSYWLILKPFPDEFTTEYLIKNYGIAFVALVIGTHLFFRSVTVYLLRLSQKNKSRYYRGTRIIETSRLLFRIRGNARTFTVIALLSAATICFLGATYSGYYSNEKRAKEVVPFSYSHLSKGPEFDSQVESIIKADHRHPIKAKLDIPVIQVKGILSFQLDYDINPVKLISESTFNKVANALNKDETVSLSGNQAAVIQPRFTEYTKSVFKGENITIQLPQGSSELPFVHMVESNVLPFDYPDFFLVVSNEMFAKIAKKEAPLTYKVYEVENEVTAQATSRKVNKLVGNDFQVSSSFYTEYKQGKEGNAITLFIFGFLGLVFLAASGSIIYFKQLTEANEAKGQYEILRKIGVNKKDIRKSIKRQSLFVFGLPLTVGILHSCVTLYFTSNFISNLIGINLIFPILMAIVFFVIIYAVYYVLTVNTYNRIVNK